TGGATGTTATGATTATATTGTTTTTTGCGTAACGTAACTCTGTGTTAAACATGCAATGCCTGTTGATGATATGAACATATCTATTTCTCTGAGCAGAACTTAGCCACCTGCAATGGCGTGTAGACGTGCTGTCTCTACCACGGCGACCCTTGCCACGAGACGCTTCCACCCTTCATTGGGTCATGTTCACGTTCTTCATGATGACAATGAGGATACTAAATCTCATTCACCGAGTTCAAGCACTCGACCCAACATAAAGAGTATTTTGCCTAGTGGATCTTACAGCTCGATAGTTGGATTTAGTTTTGGTTCCCATAGTAGACGGAGGACAGGCTCATCATTGGCTTGGAAAATGGGCCTTAGTTCCTTTAATTTTAGGCATATGTCAACGTCAATCGGCGATGGCTCTGATAAAATGGATGACATTGGATTTGTTGGGGAGGTTATTACAGATAAGATTGGTGATGGATCTGATAAGATGGATGCCATTGGATATGTTGCAGAGGTTATAACAGATAAGACGGTGGAGGTAGTAACCTCCCATGGAGCTGAAGTGGCTGTAGCAGCAGCAGATTCTTTCTTCCCTGTTGCTGGCCTACAATATGCGATCTATTACATTCATAGTTTTACCGGATTGAATTGGTAAGTGAAGTGGTTTTAGAGGATTTTCTTACTTGTTCTCTGTGATGTTTAATTGTCTGTTTGTGATGCTTTGATTAAATTTTTAGATGTTGTTTATTGTTCATAGTGAGACATATTATGTGGATGTATTGTTTTGCAATCTGGTGCCTGAATATTCATTTGTTGGATGAACTGTGTTTCTATGTGCATATAGTATGTACACTATTTCACTGAAAAATATTTTTATTATATGGTATAGATGTTCTAGGTGATTGGTTTTCAGATTCATTCAGCACTGGCTTGTTTTTCTGTTAGTATGGCATTTGTTCATGCACTTCACAGTTTGACCAATTCTAGGACAGGTCGTTATCTAGAGAAAATTTGAAATCATAACACTGAACTTCAGTAGACTAAATAAACGATCAAGCTAAGCACACCAAGATGAAATCCACAGTATTTTGGAAGGAGGTTAAATAAATAACCATTCGTCACATTTAGTTGAACTTTTTGCTCAATTCAAGGAAACTGAAAATTAATAAACTTAGAGGGAATATAAATAAAGGGAATTAAGATAAAAAAATTATGTCACTAATTTAAGTTAGAGCTATGTTTTAATTACTTCTGTTCGAAAAGAACTCTGGATTTTCAAATGTATGCCGTGCATATTTGAAAAACTTTGCAATTGCCGAAGCATCAATGGTTTTGTGATACTTGACTTGTCCGGAAGTGAGAAAAACCTCTTATTCTTTTTTCTTCTCAAAAGTAATTAATTTTTTTTTCCAGGTGGGCAGCAATAGCTTTAACAACTGTTTTAATTCGAGTGGCTACAATTCCTCTTCTTATTGGTCAACTCAGGGCTACTGCAAAGCTCAATGTAAGTTGTCCATTTCCTTATGGTCATTAGATTTCTATCTGTGGGAATCTCTAGTGGAAAACTAGAACTACATCAACAAAGTTCCTGTATGCTTGAGTTCAGAAAATTTTGTCATAGATACTCCAGAAGGATTCCTCAGACTATTTACCCACATTGTTTAACTACTGTAACTGTTATAACAAGTTCTTGTCCTCTCTCTCTCTCNNNNNNNNNNNNNNNNNNNNTATTCTTCTCTCTCTCTCTCTCTCTCTCTCTCTCTCTCTCTCTCTCTCTGTGCCTTTTTCCTTGACCCCATCATATGAAAGTAAGTACATTTTCACATCTGATGTTGACATGCTGCATGTTTTCTTGATTAGAGACATTTACACAACAGATGAAAATGCATAAATTTGTCATCTCTCCCTGTTATATGTCATTTGATGTATGTGGTTTTAGCTTTTTATTGTTTTATATAGTTTCCTCAGTTTGGTTTGGAAGAACAGAACATTTTATATGTGCCTCACTGTGTTTATATTAATTTGTGTTTCATATTGCAGCTGATGAGGCCTCGATTAGAGCAGTTAAAACAGGAGATGCAAAATATGGTATGAATCATCTTTTTGTTCTTTTTCCTTTCCTTGTGTGTGGGGAGGGGTTTGAGAAAGTGGGTATGGGCAAACAATGTGGGATCATGTTTGTCTATATGATGACACTCATCAAGTTTGTTATACAGTTTGCAAAAAGCTTCATTTCCAGGGTTTGAAACTTTGAACACATTTTATTTGTTAGGAACAAGATCCTGAGGTTTTAAGAGAAGGTCAGAAACGAATGATGGCATTGTTCAATGAGTAAGTGTTTTTAGTCTGACGGAATCACTTGTGAAGTAGTGTTTACAATTTATAGCTGCTAGCTTGTCAGCCATACTTGGCTATCATTTTCTATTCATTAAATGTTATGGCTTATTTCAAGTTTTAAGTTCAGACACAGATTTGTTAGCTACAGCATTTGGTTCCATGTTTGGTTATGATTGTTTCTCATGCAGCCATCTTGTGTGTGCATGCCCAGGCATTTAACTACACAACTGCATTTTTTTTTTTTTTTTGCAGGTACGGAGTCACTCCATTTTCTCAATTGAAAGGATTATTCATACAAGGTCCTATCTTCATCAGCTTCTTCCTAGCTGTAAGATATGAGCATACGTTACACATGGTTTCATTTAAGATTTGATATCTCTTTTTTCTTGAATTTATGAATTTAAAATTTTGTAACTCTTATTATTGTAGATTAGAAACATGGCTGAGAAAGTTCCATCTTTTCAAAATGGTGGAGCTCTCTGGTTTACGGATCTCACAACTCCAGATAG
Above is a window of Fragaria vesca subsp. vesca linkage group LG7, FraVesHawaii_1.0, whole genome shotgun sequence DNA encoding:
- the LOC101292629 gene encoding mitochondrial inner membrane protein OXA1-like — translated: MACRRAVSTTATLATRRFHPSLGHVHVLHDDNEDTKSHSPSSSTRPNIKSILPSGSYSSIVGFSFGSHSRRRTGSSLAWKMGLSSFNFRHMSTSIGDGSDKMDDIGFVGEVITDKIGDGSDKMDAIGYVAEVITDKTVEVVTSHGAEVAVAAADSFFPVAGLQYAIYYIHSFTGLNWWAAIALTTVLIRVATIPLLIGQLRATAKLNLMRPRLEQLKQEMQNMEQDPEVLREGQKRMMALFNEYGVTPFSQLKGLFIQGPIFISFFLAIRNMAEKVPSFQNGGALWFTDLTTPDSLVILPILTAMTFWITVECNMQEGMEGNPVAQTMKTYSRILAVIAIPVMMSFPKALFCYWLTSNIFSLTYGLAIRSPKVKSLLNLPQFSEPPPTASQPPFSLFEAVTKDTTIESEPSLHTEKSEVSDRSISSSSILKQRLKSLEKHVKGKKKEN